A region from the Arthrobacter gengyunqii genome encodes:
- a CDS encoding LLM class flavin-dependent oxidoreductase, whose translation MATFTQRPRLLLSAFAMNTTSHILGGLWRHPDAQQHRFNELGLWTDLAARLEAAKFDALFLADVVGLYGNHDGGWASHVERGLQVPANDPLVLQSALAARTEHLGLALTSSVVQAHPFQFARQLSTLDHLSNGRAAWNIVTSVLENAHRNFGGDGLAEHDSRYDWADEYLEVCYKLWEGSWDEGALLQDKAAGIHADPARVHKILHRGPRYSVDGPHLSAPSPQGTPVLFQAGSSGRGQQFAAANAEAVFIFAPHTAYAKKTTDSVRALARSLGRRNEDIKFFAGLSFVVGSTEAEVKAKQAEFDEYLDLDAIVAHIGGGIGVDLGGLPLDTTLGDLRTDGARGVLEALFASVPGGNPTIADVARYRAYNQQIAGTPEQIADQLEVWQDAGVDGINIINQILPGSYTDFIDGVLPELRRRGLAQTEYRPGTLRQKLFDGDARLPPRHPGAKYRGAFSSVEPVEV comes from the coding sequence ATGGCAACCTTCACGCAACGCCCGCGGCTGCTGCTGAGCGCCTTCGCCATGAACACCACCAGCCACATCCTCGGGGGTTTGTGGCGGCATCCCGACGCGCAGCAGCACCGCTTCAACGAACTCGGGCTGTGGACCGATCTGGCGGCCCGGCTGGAGGCGGCGAAGTTTGACGCCCTGTTCCTGGCCGACGTCGTCGGGCTGTACGGCAATCACGACGGCGGCTGGGCCTCCCATGTGGAACGCGGCCTGCAGGTGCCGGCGAATGATCCGCTGGTGCTGCAGTCCGCGCTGGCCGCCCGGACCGAGCATCTGGGCCTGGCGCTGACCAGCTCCGTGGTGCAGGCGCATCCGTTCCAGTTCGCCCGGCAACTGTCCACGCTGGACCACCTCAGCAACGGGCGTGCGGCGTGGAACATTGTCACGTCCGTGCTGGAGAACGCGCACCGCAACTTTGGCGGCGACGGGCTGGCCGAGCATGACAGCCGCTACGACTGGGCCGACGAGTACCTTGAGGTTTGCTACAAACTCTGGGAGGGCTCCTGGGACGAGGGCGCTCTGCTGCAGGACAAGGCCGCCGGGATCCATGCCGATCCGGCGCGGGTGCACAAGATCCTGCACCGCGGCCCGCGCTACTCCGTGGACGGACCACACCTGTCCGCGCCCTCCCCGCAGGGCACGCCGGTACTGTTCCAGGCCGGCAGCTCCGGACGCGGCCAGCAGTTCGCCGCCGCCAACGCCGAAGCCGTGTTCATCTTTGCCCCGCACACCGCCTACGCGAAGAAAACCACCGACTCCGTCCGGGCGCTGGCCCGGAGCCTGGGCCGGCGCAACGAGGACATCAAGTTCTTTGCCGGCCTGTCCTTTGTAGTCGGCTCCACCGAGGCCGAAGTGAAGGCGAAACAGGCCGAGTTTGACGAGTATCTGGATCTGGACGCGATTGTCGCGCACATCGGCGGCGGCATCGGCGTCGACCTCGGCGGCCTGCCGCTGGACACCACGCTGGGCGACCTGCGGACCGACGGCGCCCGCGGAGTACTGGAGGCGCTGTTCGCCTCGGTGCCCGGCGGCAATCCGACCATTGCCGACGTCGCCCGCTACCGTGCCTACAACCAGCAGATCGCCGGGACTCCGGAACAGATCGCGGACCAGCTGGAGGTCTGGCAGGACGCCGGCGTGGACGGCATCAACATCATCAACCAGATCCTGCCGGGCTCCTACACAGACTTCATCGACGGGGTGCTGCCGGAGCTGCGGCGCCGCGGCCTTGCCCAGACCGAATACCGTCCCGGCACCCTGCGCCAGAAACTGTTCGACGGCGATGCCCGGCTGCCGCCGCGGCATCCCGGCGCGAAGTACCGCGGTGCGTTTTCGTCGGTGGAGCCAGTGGAGGTTTAG
- a CDS encoding acyl-CoA dehydrogenase family protein, whose amino-acid sequence MTSTSSITLNHRTATGEARYANLAAHFRPVFDRIAAGALDREQSRTLPFEQVGWLKDAGFTALRVPAEHGGDPVSAEHLFRLLIELAAADSNVAHLLRSHFAFGETAALQPAAFRELWFPRILAGQIFGNAATERSDNALGTTSTTLREEDGRWLLKGEKYYTTGSIFADWVVVMASTAGVEGRQYAVVPADAPQVRIVDDWDGFGQPLTGTGTAVFNDVPVEAGNILQRQVTSTLEPAFFQLFLLAVLAGIGRAALRDATELVQSRTRTFNTGSGELFRNDPLIQEHVGLLAAKVYAAEAVVTAAARDLDAAVDPALELSPEEAFLRAELAVQQAHVAVPGLVLDAASALFDVTGASAVSRGRGLDRHWRNARTVATHNPSAFKARSVGDYLVNGTIPTGLHSIGDAPSPAAAASSTSPSSAAPSTSGAIS is encoded by the coding sequence ATGACCAGCACCAGCAGCATCACCCTGAACCATCGAACCGCCACCGGCGAGGCCCGATACGCGAACCTCGCCGCCCATTTCCGTCCCGTCTTTGACCGCATCGCCGCCGGAGCCCTGGACCGTGAACAGTCCCGGACCCTGCCGTTCGAACAGGTGGGCTGGCTCAAAGACGCCGGCTTCACCGCACTGCGTGTGCCGGCCGAGCACGGCGGAGACCCGGTCAGCGCCGAACACCTCTTCCGGCTGCTGATTGAGCTGGCGGCGGCGGACTCCAACGTGGCGCACCTGCTGCGCTCCCACTTCGCCTTCGGCGAGACCGCCGCCCTGCAACCGGCCGCGTTCCGGGAGCTCTGGTTTCCGCGGATCCTGGCCGGGCAGATCTTCGGCAACGCCGCCACCGAACGCTCCGACAACGCCCTGGGCACCACCTCCACCACACTGCGGGAGGAGGACGGCCGCTGGCTGTTGAAGGGCGAAAAGTACTACACCACGGGCAGCATCTTCGCTGACTGGGTGGTCGTCATGGCCAGCACCGCCGGCGTGGAGGGCCGGCAGTACGCCGTCGTGCCCGCCGACGCCCCGCAGGTGCGCATCGTCGATGACTGGGACGGCTTCGGGCAGCCGCTCACCGGCACCGGCACCGCGGTGTTCAATGACGTGCCGGTGGAAGCCGGGAACATCCTGCAGCGCCAGGTCACCAGCACCCTGGAACCCGCGTTTTTCCAGTTGTTCCTGCTGGCCGTCCTCGCCGGCATCGGCCGGGCAGCCCTTCGCGACGCCACGGAACTGGTGCAGTCCCGCACCCGCACCTTTAACACCGGGTCCGGTGAGCTGTTCCGCAACGATCCGCTGATTCAGGAACACGTTGGTCTGCTCGCCGCCAAGGTCTACGCGGCCGAGGCCGTGGTCACCGCAGCAGCCCGCGACCTGGACGCCGCAGTTGATCCGGCCCTGGAGCTTTCCCCCGAGGAGGCATTCCTGCGCGCGGAACTGGCCGTGCAGCAGGCTCACGTGGCGGTTCCCGGCCTGGTCCTGGACGCCGCGAGCGCCCTCTTCGACGTCACGGGAGCCTCCGCGGTCAGCCGGGGCAGGGGCCTGGACCGGCACTGGCGCAACGCCCGCACTGTCGCCACCCACAACCCCAGTGCGTTCAAGGCCCGCTCCGTCGGCGACTACCTGGTCAACGGCACCATCCCCACCGGCCTGCACAGCATCGGCGACGCCCCGTCGCCCGCTGCCGCGGCGTCGTCGACCTCTCCCTCATCCGCTGCCCCTTCAACCTCCGGAGCGATTTCCTGA
- a CDS encoding ABC transporter ATP-binding protein produces the protein MNSSTASSPSSSPAPSPSGSPAGSPAQTPADTPARPLLSVRGLTVEYGRHPARSGNASAPAVSGVDLEVNRGEVVAVVGESGSGKSTLAKAIIGLLPDTGRITAGSITFDGQNLAGLPDRGFRRLRGRRIGLVPQDPGASLDPVKTIGAQVAEIFRLHPEAGPQGKRHTRAELRGEVLRLLELVGIDRPEERLHQYPHELSGGLKQRVLIAIAFALKPDLLIADEPTSALDVTVQSRVLEVFERLARSYGTAVLFVTHDLAVATDHASRVVVMNGGRIREDRPVLDILARPEDPYTAHLLAGASPGHRSDDSRPRPPSSSGVPALEVRNLTKVFSRTGTERRAVDAVSFAVRPGTTFALVGESGSGKSTTARLILRLADPTGGTIRIAGDDVTSTAGNARRELWRSVQLVYQNPDTALDPRLSVADIIGEPLRNYRIGSKAEQKARVTELLEQVNLPGRLGRSRPMELSGGQRQRVAIARALAPGARTLVLDEALSALDVLTQAQVLELLKSLQEELGLSYLFISHDLHVVEQVSDDVGVMHRGQLVETGPTAAIFADPASEYTRRLLAANPGHRLRDLAASRDLAPSLSPAPPRNLAPSRT, from the coding sequence ATGAACTCCTCCACAGCTTCGTCCCCCAGTTCGTCCCCCGCTCCCTCCCCCTCCGGCTCCCCTGCCGGTTCCCCCGCTCAGACCCCTGCTGACACCCCTGCGCGGCCCCTGCTCTCGGTGCGCGGTCTGACCGTCGAGTACGGCCGCCACCCTGCCCGCTCCGGCAACGCTTCCGCTCCGGCGGTCAGCGGCGTCGACCTCGAGGTGAACCGCGGCGAAGTGGTGGCGGTGGTCGGTGAATCCGGGTCCGGGAAATCCACCCTGGCCAAGGCGATCATCGGACTTCTGCCGGACACCGGCCGCATCACCGCCGGGAGCATCACCTTCGACGGACAGAATCTGGCCGGCCTGCCGGACCGCGGCTTCCGGCGGCTGCGCGGCCGCCGGATCGGCCTGGTGCCGCAGGATCCGGGAGCATCGCTGGACCCGGTGAAGACCATCGGGGCGCAGGTTGCCGAGATCTTCCGCCTGCACCCGGAGGCGGGCCCGCAGGGAAAGCGGCATACCCGGGCGGAGCTGCGCGGCGAGGTGCTTCGGCTGCTGGAACTGGTCGGCATTGACCGTCCCGAAGAACGCCTGCATCAGTATCCGCATGAGCTCTCCGGCGGCCTGAAGCAACGGGTCCTCATCGCGATCGCTTTCGCGCTCAAACCCGATCTGCTGATCGCGGATGAGCCCACGTCGGCCCTGGACGTGACGGTGCAGAGCCGCGTGCTGGAGGTCTTCGAGCGGCTCGCCCGCAGCTACGGAACCGCCGTCCTCTTCGTGACGCATGATCTGGCGGTGGCAACCGACCATGCCTCGCGCGTCGTCGTCATGAACGGAGGCCGCATCCGCGAAGACCGGCCGGTGCTGGACATCCTGGCCCGGCCCGAGGACCCGTACACAGCGCACTTGCTCGCCGGCGCCTCCCCCGGACACCGGTCAGACGATTCCCGGCCCCGGCCGCCGTCGTCGTCGGGCGTGCCCGCGCTGGAAGTCCGGAACCTGACCAAGGTCTTCTCCCGCACCGGCACCGAACGCCGGGCGGTGGACGCAGTGTCCTTCGCCGTCCGCCCCGGCACCACCTTCGCTCTCGTCGGGGAATCCGGCTCCGGCAAATCCACCACTGCCCGGCTGATCCTGCGGCTGGCGGACCCCACCGGCGGCACCATCCGGATCGCCGGCGACGACGTCACCTCCACCGCCGGAAATGCGCGGCGGGAACTGTGGCGCAGCGTGCAGCTGGTCTACCAGAATCCGGACACCGCGCTGGATCCGCGGCTGAGCGTCGCGGACATCATCGGTGAACCGTTGCGCAACTACCGGATTGGGTCCAAGGCCGAGCAGAAGGCGCGGGTGACCGAGCTGCTGGAGCAGGTGAATCTGCCCGGCCGCCTGGGACGGAGCCGGCCGATGGAGCTGTCCGGCGGCCAGCGGCAGCGGGTGGCCATCGCCCGCGCGCTGGCGCCGGGTGCCCGGACGCTGGTCCTCGACGAGGCCCTGAGCGCCCTGGATGTCCTGACCCAGGCACAGGTCCTGGAGCTGCTGAAGTCGCTGCAGGAGGAGCTCGGCCTGTCCTATCTGTTCATTTCCCATGACCTGCATGTGGTGGAACAGGTCTCCGACGACGTCGGCGTCATGCACCGCGGGCAGCTGGTCGAAACCGGGCCCACCGCGGCCATCTTCGCCGATCCCGCCAGTGAATACACCCGGCGGCTCCTCGCCGCCAACCCCGGGCACCGGCTCCGGGACCTCGCCGCGTCCCGGGATCTGGCCCCTTCCCTGAGTCCTGCCCCGCCGCGAAATCTGGCCCCGTCCCGGACCTGA
- a CDS encoding ABC transporter permease, protein MTLLSPSAAPGDVAPGPADPPAAPARRRRRPGVRPALALSLLPVLLIATWALFPGLFTGQDPISGIPQEKFQAPTAEHWFGTDHLGRDVFARVVHGTSQTFLTAGLAVLIGLVAGTGIGVLAATGGRAADAVTMRLVDVLLAVPGFLIALIIVTASAPGPVSLGLGVGIAAIASFARVVRAEVLRVRNLEFVEAAFLTGGTYWTVLRRHLLPNAAGPVLSLVAVDLGAAILVVSSLGFLGFGAPPPEPEWGLLIAEGRQYLGTAWWMTTLPGLVIVAAVVLLAALGRQLLQSFRF, encoded by the coding sequence ATGACCCTTCTTTCCCCTTCCGCAGCACCGGGCGACGTTGCGCCCGGCCCGGCAGACCCGCCCGCCGCACCGGCACGACGACGACGGCGGCCGGGAGTGCGCCCCGCCCTCGCCCTGTCCCTGCTGCCGGTGCTCCTGATCGCCACCTGGGCGCTCTTTCCCGGACTCTTCACCGGACAGGATCCGATCAGCGGCATCCCGCAGGAAAAGTTCCAGGCGCCCACGGCCGAGCACTGGTTCGGCACCGACCACCTGGGCCGGGACGTGTTTGCCCGCGTGGTGCACGGGACCTCGCAGACGTTCCTGACCGCCGGGCTGGCCGTGCTGATCGGGCTGGTGGCCGGCACCGGAATCGGTGTTCTCGCCGCCACCGGCGGACGCGCCGCCGACGCGGTCACCATGCGCCTGGTCGATGTCCTGCTCGCGGTTCCCGGCTTCCTGATCGCGCTGATCATCGTCACCGCGTCCGCACCGGGGCCCGTGTCCCTTGGCCTGGGGGTGGGCATCGCCGCCATCGCCTCCTTTGCCCGGGTGGTCCGGGCCGAAGTGCTGCGGGTGCGGAACCTGGAATTCGTGGAGGCGGCCTTCCTCACCGGCGGCACCTACTGGACCGTGCTGCGCAGGCACCTGCTGCCCAACGCCGCCGGCCCGGTGCTGTCCCTCGTCGCCGTGGATCTGGGCGCTGCCATCCTCGTGGTGTCCTCGCTGGGCTTCCTGGGCTTCGGCGCGCCCCCGCCCGAACCCGAGTGGGGGCTGCTGATCGCCGAGGGCCGCCAGTATCTGGGCACCGCCTGGTGGATGACCACCCTGCCCGGCCTCGTCATCGTTGCCGCCGTGGTACTGCTGGCCGCCCTCGGCCGGCAGCTGCTTCAGAGCTTCCGGTTCTGA
- a CDS encoding ABC transporter permease — protein sequence MARYLVHRIGQALLVVWLAYTLIFLAVQLLPSDPVTIFLTSDSAVDQAAIDTMKRQYGYDQPLLIQYLQQLAALLRGDVGYSLTSGEPVTERIGGAIGSTLALAGSALVTAAVIALAVVAAAALAPSPVLRRALANLPPLFSAVPVFWLGLVLLELLSIRLGLLSLFPDGSFLSLAVPVLVLAVHVSAPMAQVLLKSVEQVYRQPFIDVLRAKGASPAWIFYRHVLKNAAGPAMTILGITVGTLFAGSVITETVFARAGLGSVVLQAVTTQDVPLVQGLVLLTATVFVAVNLLVDLLHPLLDPRILKDSRQGSAPALVS from the coding sequence GTGGCCCGCTACCTCGTGCACCGGATCGGGCAGGCACTGCTGGTGGTCTGGCTCGCGTACACCCTGATTTTCCTCGCCGTGCAGCTGCTGCCCAGCGATCCGGTCACTATCTTCCTGACCTCCGACTCCGCGGTGGACCAGGCCGCGATCGACACCATGAAACGCCAATACGGCTACGACCAGCCGCTGCTCATCCAGTACCTCCAGCAGCTGGCCGCCCTGCTGCGCGGCGACGTCGGCTACTCCCTGACCTCGGGCGAGCCGGTGACCGAGCGCATCGGCGGCGCCATCGGTTCCACCCTGGCGCTGGCCGGCTCGGCGCTGGTGACCGCCGCCGTCATCGCCCTGGCCGTGGTCGCGGCGGCCGCCCTGGCACCGTCGCCGGTGCTGCGCCGGGCACTGGCGAACCTGCCGCCGCTGTTCTCCGCCGTGCCGGTGTTCTGGCTCGGGCTTGTGCTGCTGGAACTGCTCTCCATCCGGCTGGGGTTGCTTTCGCTGTTCCCCGACGGGTCCTTCCTCTCCCTCGCCGTGCCGGTCCTCGTACTGGCCGTCCACGTCTCGGCGCCCATGGCGCAGGTGCTGCTCAAGAGCGTGGAGCAGGTCTACCGGCAGCCGTTCATTGATGTGCTCCGGGCGAAGGGCGCCTCTCCGGCCTGGATTTTCTACCGGCACGTACTGAAGAACGCGGCCGGTCCCGCCATGACCATTCTGGGCATCACCGTGGGCACGCTTTTTGCCGGTTCGGTGATCACGGAGACCGTGTTTGCGCGCGCAGGCCTGGGCTCGGTGGTCCTGCAGGCAGTCACCACCCAGGACGTCCCCCTGGTCCAGGGCCTGGTGCTGCTGACGGCCACGGTGTTTGTGGCGGTCAACCTCCTCGTGGATCTGCTGCACCCGCTGCTGGATCCGCGCATCCTCAAAGACTCCCGGCAGGGTTCAGCCCCCGCCCTGGTCTCCTGA
- a CDS encoding ABC transporter substrate-binding protein, whose translation MPAHPSPSRTRRSPAAPRLAALLAAAALALGGCGSGPETAAANSPAGTGEPVSGGTLVYAEVTPINNWQTQAARFYEKANVLNSVLDRLTYFDPEKGELVPWIASAFSANADSTEFTFTIRPDVSFSDGSPLDAAAVKANLDSFGLGVPAAQIQPNVDFARYKTAEVIGADQVKVTLEAPNSNFLRATSSVTAGLVSPATLQKDAAGQSAISSISGSGPFVYESEKPDEEVVLVKRDGYAWAPDGADNPGEAHLDSVVIKYLPEVAHRAGAVQSGQVDLVRGLQPVDEAALAASGNQVLAADGVDLTVNMAAVRTGSGKLGDPTVRQALQVGIDRQSIKDTVLSESYTLAASVLNHQAPGFVDLSTDLAYDPEKARQLLDDAGWKEGSDGIREKDGEKLEITVTSSNNSVVIKPAFELIEQQWRQIGVKLNNRAGDNTFLTTAMPDPNVEFFGTRQFIYGGLGPIFEPANNTMTHTSDPELNALFAAERAAAPGPERDEVLAAEQQALVVDKAFSLVLWDEVQVYGAHRNTHIEFTSGTAPIFQGAWKVDG comes from the coding sequence ATGCCTGCCCACCCATCCCCTTCCCGTACCCGCCGCTCCCCCGCTGCCCCGCGCCTCGCCGCGCTGCTGGCTGCTGCTGCACTCGCCTTGGGCGGCTGCGGATCCGGTCCGGAAACCGCAGCTGCCAACTCGCCGGCCGGTACCGGGGAACCCGTTTCCGGCGGCACCCTGGTCTATGCGGAGGTCACCCCCATCAACAACTGGCAGACGCAGGCTGCCCGGTTCTACGAAAAAGCCAACGTGCTCAACAGCGTCCTGGACCGCCTGACCTACTTTGATCCGGAGAAGGGGGAACTGGTGCCGTGGATTGCCTCCGCGTTCTCCGCCAACGCCGACAGCACGGAGTTCACTTTCACCATCCGCCCCGACGTCAGTTTCAGCGACGGATCTCCGCTCGACGCTGCGGCGGTGAAGGCCAACCTGGACAGTTTTGGCCTGGGCGTTCCCGCCGCGCAGATCCAGCCGAACGTGGACTTCGCCCGCTACAAGACCGCCGAAGTGATCGGAGCCGACCAGGTGAAGGTAACCCTGGAGGCCCCGAACTCCAACTTCCTGCGCGCCACCTCCTCCGTCACCGCCGGCCTCGTCTCCCCTGCCACCCTGCAGAAGGATGCTGCCGGACAGTCCGCCATCTCCTCCATTTCCGGTTCCGGACCCTTTGTCTATGAATCGGAAAAGCCCGACGAGGAAGTCGTGCTCGTGAAGCGGGACGGCTATGCCTGGGCTCCGGACGGAGCGGACAACCCGGGCGAGGCGCACCTGGACAGCGTGGTCATCAAGTACCTGCCCGAGGTCGCGCACCGCGCCGGCGCCGTGCAGTCCGGGCAGGTGGATCTGGTGCGCGGCCTGCAGCCGGTGGACGAGGCGGCGCTGGCGGCCAGCGGCAACCAGGTGCTGGCGGCCGACGGCGTGGACCTCACCGTCAACATGGCAGCCGTGCGCACCGGCAGCGGAAAACTGGGCGATCCCACCGTGCGGCAGGCCCTGCAGGTTGGCATCGACCGGCAGAGCATCAAGGACACCGTGCTTTCCGAGAGCTACACCCTGGCCGCGTCGGTCCTGAACCACCAGGCCCCCGGCTTCGTGGATCTGAGCACGGATCTGGCCTACGACCCGGAGAAGGCACGGCAACTGCTGGACGACGCCGGCTGGAAGGAAGGCAGCGACGGTATCCGGGAAAAGGACGGGGAGAAGCTTGAAATCACGGTCACCAGCTCCAACAACTCGGTGGTCATCAAGCCGGCCTTCGAACTGATCGAACAGCAGTGGCGGCAGATCGGCGTAAAACTGAACAACCGGGCCGGCGACAACACGTTCCTCACCACCGCCATGCCCGATCCGAACGTCGAGTTCTTCGGCACCCGCCAGTTCATCTACGGCGGACTCGGGCCCATCTTCGAACCGGCCAACAACACCATGACCCACACCTCTGACCCGGAGCTGAATGCCCTGTTCGCCGCCGAGCGCGCCGCAGCCCCGGGCCCGGAACGGGACGAGGTCCTGGCGGCCGAGCAGCAGGCGCTCGTAGTGGACAAGGCCTTTTCCCTGGTCCTCTGGGATGAAGTCCAGGTCTACGGCGCGCACCGCAACACGCACATCGAGTTCACCTCCGGCACCGCTCCCATCTTCCAGGGCGCCTGGAAAGTGGACGGCTAA
- a CDS encoding D-2-hydroxyacid dehydrogenase — MQPQPVIAVLAGAQPVEGLAALERQAEVRVTDAAGLPEALAGADILYLWDFFADGVRQAWPAAGSLQWIHVPAAGVEKLLFPELVASDVVLTNARGLFDRPMAEHVLGAMLHFAKDFGRAAAQRQQKQWRRYATTDLAGASVLVAGTGSIGRCTARLLTAVGMRVQGLGRTARTGDPDFGTIHASADFAAVVGTFDYVVLAAPLTSATRGMLGRGVLAAMKPTAVLVNVGRGALAEETALEEALRNGTLAGAALDVFETEPLPGNSGLWELDNVLITPHLSGDARKQLPALAEQFADNLAAWKAGRPLMNVVDKELGFVAS, encoded by the coding sequence ATGCAGCCTCAACCCGTCATCGCAGTCCTGGCCGGCGCCCAACCCGTGGAAGGACTAGCCGCGCTTGAACGGCAGGCCGAGGTTCGGGTCACCGACGCTGCAGGGCTGCCGGAAGCCCTGGCCGGAGCGGACATTCTCTACCTCTGGGACTTCTTCGCCGACGGCGTCCGGCAGGCGTGGCCGGCCGCCGGATCGCTGCAATGGATCCATGTTCCCGCTGCCGGAGTGGAGAAGCTGCTGTTCCCCGAGCTGGTGGCCTCCGACGTTGTGCTCACCAACGCGCGGGGACTCTTCGACCGTCCCATGGCCGAACACGTACTGGGTGCGATGCTGCACTTCGCCAAGGACTTCGGCCGGGCTGCGGCTCAGCGGCAGCAGAAGCAGTGGCGCCGGTACGCCACCACCGACCTGGCCGGCGCCTCGGTGCTGGTGGCCGGCACCGGCAGCATCGGCCGCTGCACCGCACGCCTGCTGACCGCAGTCGGGATGCGGGTGCAGGGACTTGGACGCACCGCCCGCACCGGTGACCCGGATTTCGGAACCATCCATGCCAGCGCCGACTTCGCCGCCGTCGTCGGGACCTTTGATTACGTGGTTCTGGCGGCGCCGCTGACGTCGGCAACCCGGGGAATGCTCGGCCGCGGGGTGCTGGCGGCGATGAAGCCGACGGCGGTCCTCGTCAACGTGGGCCGCGGAGCGTTGGCGGAGGAGACAGCGCTGGAGGAGGCGCTGCGCAACGGGACCCTGGCGGGGGCTGCGCTGGATGTCTTCGAGACCGAGCCGCTGCCCGGCAACAGCGGGCTGTGGGAGCTGGACAACGTGCTGATCACCCCGCACCTCTCCGGAGATGCACGAAAGCAGCTGCCGGCGCTGGCGGAGCAGTTCGCGGACAACCTCGCCGCGTGGAAAGCCGGCCGTCCGCTGATGAACGTCGTGGACAAGGAGCTGGGGTTCGTCGCCTCGTAG
- a CDS encoding NAD(P)-dependent alcohol dehydrogenase yields the protein MKAVRLHRYGEDPHIDEVPEPKITGPWDVIVDVGAAGLCRTDLHIIEGQWDAIQHPQLPYTLGHENAGWVREVGSAVSNVAPGDTVIMHPLVTCGLCSACREGQDSHCENALFPGLNTDGGMAEQLKTNARAVVKLDPALQPADIAALADAGLTAYHAVRKAAPLLYPGTHAVVIGAGGLGHIGVQSLKALTAAAITVIDTSEAALELASSLGADTVLRSPDTAAVLEATDGGAHVVFDFVGEHGTEAQGLETLRNRGSYYAIGYGGEVRIPTIELISREISVVGNLVGTYQDLVELMTLTAQRDITLHTTAYDLDDALQAIHDLDAGKLTGRGILIPPAGGRTP from the coding sequence GTGAAAGCTGTCCGGCTGCACCGCTACGGCGAGGATCCACACATTGACGAGGTGCCGGAGCCGAAGATCACAGGTCCGTGGGACGTGATTGTGGACGTTGGAGCAGCAGGGCTGTGCCGCACCGACCTGCACATCATCGAGGGCCAGTGGGACGCGATCCAGCACCCGCAGCTGCCCTACACTCTGGGCCATGAAAACGCCGGCTGGGTGCGGGAGGTGGGTTCGGCCGTTTCCAATGTGGCACCCGGGGACACGGTCATCATGCATCCGCTGGTGACCTGCGGACTGTGTTCCGCGTGCCGGGAAGGACAGGACTCGCACTGCGAGAACGCCCTGTTTCCCGGACTGAACACCGACGGCGGCATGGCCGAGCAGCTGAAAACCAATGCCCGCGCCGTGGTGAAGCTCGATCCCGCGCTGCAGCCGGCGGACATCGCGGCGCTGGCCGACGCCGGCCTGACCGCCTACCACGCGGTCCGCAAGGCAGCACCGCTGCTGTATCCGGGAACCCACGCCGTGGTGATCGGCGCCGGCGGGCTGGGACACATCGGCGTGCAGTCACTCAAAGCGCTCACCGCCGCGGCCATCACCGTGATCGACACCTCCGAAGCGGCCCTGGAACTGGCATCATCCCTGGGCGCGGACACGGTGCTGCGCAGCCCGGACACCGCCGCCGTGCTAGAAGCCACCGACGGCGGAGCCCATGTGGTCTTCGACTTCGTGGGGGAGCACGGCACGGAGGCACAGGGCCTGGAGACGCTCCGCAACCGGGGCAGCTACTACGCCATCGGGTACGGCGGAGAAGTGCGGATTCCCACCATCGAGCTGATCTCCCGGGAAATCTCCGTGGTGGGCAACCTGGTGGGCACCTATCAGGACCTGGTGGAACTCATGACCCTCACGGCCCAGCGCGACATCACCCTGCACACCACCGCCTACGACCTCGACGACGCTCTCCAGGCCATCCACGACCTCGACGCCGGCAAACTCACCGGCCGCGGCATCCTCATCCCGCCAGCAGGAGGAAGAACCCCATGA